Proteins encoded by one window of Kwoniella dejecticola CBS 10117 chromosome 7, complete sequence:
- a CDS encoding L-aminoadipate-semialdehyde dehydrogenase produces MAATQSAPNGDDLKQRLDRWSKRLGTLPSLALPTDYPRPTPNKLVESTQTLPIPANLAPILGKLTYEFSTLFPSSGLPTPYHILLTSFAILLFRYTPDPSMVICTSANGTSHPLLLKLDIAVENTFFDVLRQIMEREAEASEDIVSIHSLVDHLKPEGPLFRVRFFDSTQVQSDPSTSLTTDLTLFLLTSPTDVPATRSAIAPLYLRLAYNSLLFTQSRITSLLESLLQLLSSAAAKDPSHPIGSLPLRTAVQAKALPDPTADLDWCGFVGAIPDIFSANAKAHPDRICVVQSEPAPGQTMMDGPSRGRRIFTYQQIDEASNVVAHALLKNGLERGEVVMVYAARSVEMVVCVMGILKAGGVFSVVDPAYPPSRQNVYLSVSTPRALLIISSAGVLAPLVSDYIKENLNLRLLVPAIALTETGVTGSRSGEEDILSPYQQHAQTPVGVILGPDSPATLSFTSGSTGIPKGVKGRHYSLTHFFPWMGKRFGLNETSKYTMLSGIAHDPIQRDMFTPLFLGAQLHVPTADDIGTPGRLAEWMADSEVTVTHLTPAMGQLLSAQATREIPTLKNAFFVGDVLTKRDCTRLQALAKNVCIINMYGTTETQRAVSYFAIPSVNEDISFLSTQKDLIPAGQGMIDVQLLVVNRTDRDVPCAVGEMGEIYVRSGGLAEGYLDPTATAEKFVTNWFGSELKREDTLVKSNPDAAKHWFGIRDRMYRSGDLGRYLPDGRVECTGRADDQIKIRGFRIELGEIDTHLSRHPLVRENVTLVRRDKDEEKVLVSYFVPIDGDELDGLMSSSEANGEEESADLKTEMIKGVKRYRRLIKDIREHLKKKLPSYSVPAVYFPLRKLPLNPNGKIDKPALPFPDTTLLAPTPAANADLTPTQKTIHDIWLKLLPSPPPQVALDENFFDMGGHSILATRLIFEIRKTFVVNAPLGLVFDKPTIAGQAAEVDQLRNSDLRGADGAADGKADTPGEIDYAADVPVLVKELPASFEPLPADFATKQLTVFLTGATGYLGAFILKDLLSRRVAKVICLVRAKSPEAGLQRLRESGEGRGVWDDDWVKHGKVEAVVGDLAETNFGLSASEWKRISQEADSVLHNGAIVHWVYPYPKLRAANVISTLTALRLCTESKPKQFSFISSTAVMDNEAFIAKSDEALSNGENGVPESDDLTAGAQGLQGGYGQTKWVCERLIMEAAKRGLNGWTVRPGYILGDSKTAVTNTDDFLWRMVKGCLQLGLIPDINNSLNVCPVDHVALLASSAAISSLPNRPFSIAQVTGHPKIRFNDLLGSLSVYGYQVQQVEYILWRTKLEQHVLETQDNALFPLLHFVLDDLPTSTKSAEMDDRNAQALASQNGENPTGGVDQDKIGLYLAWLIRAGFLDPPAQGGRQLPVLEGGAMKAIGRTTAGN; encoded by the exons ATGGCTGCAACACAGAGCGCCCCGAATGGGGATGACCTCAAACAACGGTTGGATAGATGGAGCAAGAGACTAGGTACTCTGCCCAGTCTGGCTTTGCCAACTGACTATCCCCGACCTA CGCCGAATAAGCTGGTCGAGTCAACCCAAACATTACCCATCCCCGCCAATCTCGCCCCCATACTCGGGAAACTCACTTACGAATTCTCAACCTTGTTCCCTTCTTCGGGTCTGCCGACACCCTATCACATACTCCTGACATCCTTCGCTATTCTCTTATTCAGGTACACCCCTGATCCATCGATGGTCATATGTACCTCTGCGAACGGAACATCGCATCCTCTATTGCTCAAGTTGGACATCGCAGTGGAGAACACATTCTTCGATGTGCTTAGACAGATAATGGagagagaagcggaagcCTCCGAGGACATCGTCTCTATACATTCATTAGTCGATCATCTCAAGCCTGAAGGACCTTTATTCCGAGTCCGTTtcttcgactcgactcagGTCCAATCCGACCCTTCAACATCCTTAACGACGGATCTTACTCTGTTCCTCCTTACTTCACCAACCGATGTCCCTGCCACTCGAAGTGCGATTGCGCCTCTATACTTGAGGCTGGCTTACAACTCCCTCTTGTTCACTCAATCTAGAATAACTTCCCTCTTGGAATCGCTCTTACAGTTGCTttcttcagcagcagccaaaGATCCATCTCACCCCATTGGCTCATTACCACTTCGTACAGCCGTTCAAGCCAAAGCTCTGCCCGACCCAACGGCAGACTTAGATTGGTGTGGGTTCGTTGGTGCCATCCCTGATATCTTCTCGGCCAACGCCAAAGCCCACCCGGATAGGATATGTGTAGTGCAAAGCGAGCCAGCGCCTGGGCAGACTATGATGGATGGTCCctcgagaggaaggaggatcttCACTTATCAACAGATCGATGAAGCTTCCAACGTAGTCGCCCATGCGCTGTTGAAGAACGGGTTGGAACGAGGAGAAGTTGTCATGGTGTATGCTGCGAGGTCCGTGGAGATGGTAGTCTGTGTCATGGGTATATTGAAGGCTGGTGGTGTCTTCTCGGTTGTCG ACCCCGCATATCCACCTTCAAGGCAGAATGTATACTTATCTGTTTCTACACCTCGAGCATTACTCATCATCTCAAGTGCGGGAGTACTGGCGCCCTTAGTTTCAGATTACATCAAAGAAAACCTCAATCTTCGATTACTCGTTCCTGCCATCGCACTCACCGAGACCGGAGTGACAGGTTCCAGAtcgggcgaagaagatatccTATCTCCTTATCAGCAACATGCTCAAACTCCTGTTGGAGTCATACTTGGTCCAGATTCTCCAGCTACCTTGTCGTTTACTTCGGGAAGTACAGGTATACCCAAGGGAGTCAAAGGTAGACATTACAGTCTGACGCATTTCTTCCCTTGGATGGGTAAACGATTCGGCTTGAACGAAACTTCCAAATATACCATGTTGAGTGGTATCGCTCATGATCCGATACAAAGAGATA TGTTCACACCCCTCTTCTTGGGCGCCCAGCTTCACGTACCCACTGCCGATGATATTGGAACACCTGGGCGATTGGCAGAATGGATGGCCGACAGCGAAGTCACCGTCACTCACTTGACACCGGCGATGGGTCAACTGCTTTCCGCCCAAGCCACTCGAGAGATCCCTACGCTCAAGAACGCCTTCTTCGTTGGGGATGTTCTCACCAAGCGAGACTGCACGCGTCTTCAAGCTCTAGCTAAGAATGTGtgcatcatcaacatgtACGGTACGACCGAGACTCAACGAGCGGTATCGTACTTCGCCATACCCAGTGTAAACGAGgatatctccttcttgtcaaCTCAGAAAGACCTCATTCCCGCTGGTCAAGGTATGATCGATGTTCAACTACTTGTCGTCAACCGGACGGATCGAGATGTCCCTTGCGCAGTTGGAGAGATGGGTGAGATTTATGTACGATCAGGTGGTCTAGCAGAAGGATACTTGGACCCCACAGCCACCGCTGAGAAATTCGTTACGAATTGGTTTGGATCCGAGCTCAAGCGAGAGGATACCCTAGTCAAGTCCAATCCGGATGCAGCCAAACATTGGTTCGGTATTAGGGATAGGATGTACCGATCCGGTGATCTGGGTAGATATCTCCCGGATGGCAGAGTCGAATGTACCGGTCGGGCGGATGACCAGATCAAGATCCGAGGATTTAGAATTGAATTGGGTGAAATTGATACCCACCTTTCGAGACATCCGTTGGTCCGTGAGAATGTCACCTTGGTAAGAAGAgataaagatgaagagaaagtATTGGTCTCTTACTTTGTGCCGATCGATGGCGACGAACTAGACGGGTTGATGAGTTCCTCCGAGGCgaatggtgaagaagaatctGCCGATCTCAAGacagagatgatcaagggcGTCAAGAGATATCGAAGATTGATCAAAGACATCAGAGAACACCTCAAAAAGAAGCTACCATCTTATTCCGTCCCAGCGGTATACTTCCCCTTGAGAAAGCTTCCCTTGAACCCGAATGGTAAAATCGATAAACCAGCATTACCGTTCCCCGACACCACCCTTCTCGCACCAACTCCAGCGGCGAACGCGGATCTAACGCCGACCCAGAAGACTATACATGATATATGGTTGAAGCTTTTGCCTTCGCCACCACCCCAGGTTGCTCTTGATGAGAACTTCTTTGATATGGGCGGACATTCTATTTTGGCTACTCGACTGATATTCGAGATCAGGAAGACCTTCGTAGTGAATGCTCCTCTTGGCTTGGTTTTCGACAAGCCCACGATAGCTGGCCAGGCAGCCGAGGTGGATCAACTCAGGAATTCCGATTTGCGCGGTGCAGATGGTGCGGCTGACGGTAAAGCGGATACTCCTGGAGAAATCGACTACGCAGCGGACGTACCAGTACTCGTCAAAGAACTACCAGCTTCTTTCGAACCCCTCCCTGCCGACTTCGCTACCAAGCAATTAACAGTCTTCCTTACTGGAGCTACCGGATACTTGGGAGCGTTCATCTTGAAAGACCTGCTTTCAAGGAGAGTTGCCAAAGTCATTTGTCTAGTCAGAGCCAAATCACCTGAAGCGGGGCTACAACGATTGAGGGAATCAGGAGAAGGCCGAGGCGTGTGGGACGACGATTGGGTCAAACATGGAAAGGTCGAAGCTGTCGTTGGTGATTTAGCAGAAACGAATTTCGGCTTGTCGGCTTCagaatggaagaggatctcGCAAGAAGCAGATTCTGTATTGCACAATGGAGCGATCGTCCATTGGGTATACCCGTACCCAAAACTTCGAGCTGCCAACGTTATCTCGACTTTGACGGCTTTGAGACTGTGTACGGAATCCAAGCCGAAACAATTCAGTTTCATCTCTTCGACTGCTGTGATGGATAATGAAGCTTTCATTGCCAAGTCCGATGAAGCGCTTTCGAATGGCGAAAATGGTGTCCCGGAATCGGATGATCTCACTGCGGGCGCGCAGGGCTTacaaggtggatatggacaGACTAAATGGGTTTGTGAGAGGTTGATCATGGAAGCTGCGAAGAGAGGGTTGAACGGATGGACGGTCAGACCGGGGTATATCTTGGGTGATTCCAAGACTGCTG TCACAAACACGGACGACTTCCTGTGGCGAATGGTCAAGGGATGCCTCCAATTAGGTTTGATCCCCGATATAAACAACAGTCTCAACGTCTGTCCAGTGGACCACGTAGCTTTGTTAGCCTCTTCTGCAGCTATCTCATCTTTACCCAATCGACCATTCTCCATTGCCCAAGTCACCGGACACCCCAAAATACGCTTCAACGATCTCTTAGGATCGCTCTCCGTCTACGGGTACCAAGTTCAACAAGTAGAATACATCTTGTGGAGAACTAAATTGGAACAACACGTCCTGGAGACTCAAGATAATGCTTTATTCCCTCTCCTGCACTTCGTACTTGATGATCTCCCGACTTCGACGAAGAGCGCCGAGATGGATGATAGGAATGCTCAAGCACTTGCGTCCCAGAATGGGGAGAACCCCACGGGAGGAGTAGACCAGGATAAGATTGGACTTTATTTGGCGTGGCTTATCAGAGCTGGGTTCTTGGATCCGCCTGCGCAAGGAGGAAGGCAGTTGCCGGTCTTAGAAGGGGGGGCTATGAAAGCTATAGGAAGGACGACTGCTGGAAATTGA
- a CDS encoding phosphomethylpyrimidine kinase, with the protein MASTLSLAPRKRQHILTIAGSDSGGGAGIQADLKTIEAFGCYGSSVLTGLTAQNTKGVQAVHEVPTDFVIKQFRSVLSDEPPACIKLGMLTNASIIRALAAELKDLDTINVLDPVMISTSGHTLLPEDAIEALKDLYPSIDYFTPNIPEAIRLSGFSPKSSSSSDLTLREMVTLAKETNIKTGAFTVLLKGGHASVSREEVLAYKGQFPILWEEGDEESDAIEVLSLYKKYTQIPEHQKGLVVDILVNQGEIQAMYVGKKVDSKNTHGTGCTLSTAIACAYATESREGPGDWNFRMFKRAISYTQSAIASSFPFGQGHGPLNHGHLSVKRALPPPTKHNPHPFLSHLIQSNLPLWNSYVKHPFVVQLGKGTLPRECFEHYIKQDYHYLKHYARAHALGAYKANSFVDIKAFTDIAGHIARESEMHVSYCESFGISLKELEAAPEASPCAAYARYVIDIGTQGDILDLYMAVASCLVGYGEVGLWLKSQVEKGEAKLEGNLYKRWMEDYSGADFLRAVERGIENLERRVAEDPPNEARLARLTAIWHECVRLESAFWDMGLNLIK; encoded by the exons ATGGCGTCCACACTATCCTTGGCGCCCAGAAAGCGTCAGCATATTCTCACAATAGCAG GTAGTGATTCAGGTGGTGGTGCAGGAATACAA GCGGATCTGAAAACGATAGAGGCTTTCGGATGCTACGGATCATCCGTCCTAACCGGTCTGACTGCTCAAAATACAAAAGGCGTTCAAGCGGTACATGAAGTGCCCACCGACTTCGTTATCAAGCAA TTTCGATCCGTCCTTTCAGACGAGCCGCCAGCATGTATAAAGCTCGGAATGCTCACCAACGCCTCGATCATCCGCGCCCTAGCCGCCGAACTCAAAGATCTAGACACCATCAACGTCCTTGATCCAGTGATGATCTCTACATCGGGTCATACACTCTTACCTGAAGACGCTATCGAAGCCTTGAAAGACCTTTACCCGTCTATCGACTATTTCACCCCCAATATCCCAGAGGCAATCCGCCTATCCGGTTTCTCTCCcaaatcgtcctcatcgtccgactTGACTCTCAGGGAGATGGTCACCCTAGCCAAAGAGACAAACATCAAGACAGGCGCATTCACCGTCCTGCTGAAAGGCGGTCATGCCAGTGTATCCCGCGAAGAAGTGTTGGCGTATAAAGGGCAATTCCCGATAttgtgggaagaaggcgatgaggagTCAGATGCGATCGAAGTGTTATCGCTATATAAGAAATATACGCAGATACCAGAGCATCAAAAGGGGTTGGTGGTGGATATTCTGGTGAATCAGGGGGAGATACAGGCGATGTACGTAGGCAAGAAAGTGGATAGTAAGAATACCCACGGAACGGGATGTACACTGAGTACGGCGATTGCTTGTGCGTATGCCACGGAGTCGAGGGAAGGTCCAG GCGATTGGAATTTCAGGATGTTCAAAAGAGCAATCTCATATACTCAATCAgccatcgcttcttccttcccctttgGTCAAGGACATGGACCTTTGAACCATGGGCATCTGAGCGTCAAGCGTGCTTTACCGCC ACCCACGAAACATAACCCGCATCCATTCTTATCGCACTTGATTCAGTCTAATCTACCTTTATGGAACTCATAC GTCAAACACCCATTTGTGGTGCAGCTGGGTAAAGGTACTCTACCTAGAGAATGCTTCGAGCATTACATCAAGCAAGATTACCATTATCTCAAGCATT ACGCCCGAGCCCATGCTTTAGGAGCCTACAAAGCCAACTCCTTCGTAGACATCAAGGCATTCACCGATATCGCCGGGCACATCGCTAGGGAATCAGAGATGCACGTGTCT TATTGCGAATCCTTCGGTATCTCCTTGAAAGAGCTCGAAGCAGCCCCCGAGGCATCTCCGTGCGCAGCGTACGCACGATACGTGATCGACATAGGAACGCAAGGGGATATCTTAGACCTGTACATGGCAGTTGCGAGCTGTTTAGTGGGGTACGGTGAAGTCGGATTATGGTTGAAATCGCAGGTCGAGAAAGGGGAGGCGAAATTAGAGGGGAATCTGTATAAGAGGTGGATGGAGGATTATAGTGGTGCGGATTTCTTGAGAGCTGTTGAAAGGGGTATAG AAAACCTAGAACGTCGAGTAGCTGAAGATCCACCAAACGAAGCTCGTCTAGCCCGACTGACTGCGATATGGCATGAATGCGTGAGGCTGGAAAGTGCTTTCTGGGATATGGGCTTGAATTTGATCAAGTAG
- a CDS encoding magnesium-dependent phosphatase-1 — protein MPRKRPTTPEPVGGYREVNENDPDAWPLLVAFDLDYTLWDLWIDTHISPPIKRNGDVLNQLVDRRGQDLSFYREVPSILSELKRRRIHVAAASRTSAPELAREALGLLLLPSEEGGDHVRAITYFNTMEIYPGSKLRHFKEIHRKTGIPYDQMLFFDDEHRNFEVESLGVTMQLVPPSGTDRKLYNEGLSRWRKRKGIRVAHE, from the exons ATGCCCAGAAAGAGACCGACAACACCTGAGCCTGTGGGAGGATACAGAGAAGTCAACGAGAATGATCCGGACGCTTGGCCTTTGTTAGTTGCCTTTGATCTTGA CTATACGTTATGGGATCTCTGGATAGAT ACACATATATCGCCGCCTATCAAGCGGAACGGCGACGTGCTGAaccagcttgttgatcg CCGCGGGCAAGACTTATCCTTCTATCGTGAAGTCCCCTCGATCTTGTCCGAGCTAAAAAGGCGGCGTATACACGTTGCAGCAGCTTCGCGAACAAGTGCACCGGAGCT AGCGAGAGAAGCCCTTGGTCTATTATTGTTACCATCTGAGGAGGGTGGGGATCATGTGAGAGCTATAACGTATTTCAATACA ATGGAGATATATCCTG GCTCAAAACTGCGGCATTTCAAGGAGATACATCGTAAAACGGGTATACCATATGACCaaatg CTATTCTTCGACGATGAACACAGAAATTTCGAAGTAGAATCCCTCGGCGTGACGATGCAGCTCGTGCCGCCCAGTGGGACGGATCGAAAGTTATACAATGAAGGATTGAGtcggtggaggaagagaaaggggatCAGGGTCGCACATGAATAG
- a CDS encoding plasma-membrane proton-efflux P-type ATPase, translating into MALTHRKNHKKDPESGDAEAEAKRHEDEEKKKWDGEEYDVLLRYVEDQKQKLKNKKDDDGEDDEKNAKYVRKWYAPWRKTKVDSGPKKVPSEWLETDRQKGLSSGDIDERRKHSGFNELESPSENQFIKFISYFRGPILYVMELAVLLAAGLRDWIDFGVIIGILFLNAAVGWYQEKQAGDIVAQLKAGIAMKAVVVRDGHEQEIEARELVPGDIIVLEEGNTIAADAKILGDYNDKDGSKSKAILDNHEKSKKSKGHQSDSENEEDDDDDGPNKGPSVMSVDQSAITGESLAVDKFVGDIAYYTCGVKRGKCFGVVTVSAKGSFVGKTAALVSSSNERGHFQIVLGGIGLTLLVMVVAFIFAVWIGGFFRGTKIASPDQNNLLVYALIFLIIGVPVGLPVVTTTTLAVGAAYLARRQAIVQKLTAIESLAGVDILCSDKTGTLTANKLSLNEPYIAPDVDPNWFMTVAVLASSHNVRGLDPIDKVTIVGLKDFPKAQEMLKSGWKTHKFTPFDPVSKRITAEVEKDGKHYTCAKGAPNAILKLAKFDAHTVADYRNQAQQFATRGFRSLGVAVKEDGKEWELLGMLCMFDPPRGDTAKTIGEAHDLGISVKMLTGDAVAIAKETCKQLGLKTNVYDSEKLIGGGMSGSDIRDFVEAADGFAEVFPEHKYQVVNLLQERGHLTAMTGDGVNDAPSLKKADCGIAVEGASDAARTAADVVFLDEGLSTIITAIKVARQIFHRMKAYIIYRIALCVHLQVYLMLSILILNETIRVDLIVFLAIFADVATIAIAYDRAPYARQPVEWQLPKVWIISTIMGLLLAAGTWIVRGTLFIGNGGIVQNYGSVQEILFLEVALTESWVIFITRLAQEPGTPNVFPSFQLIGAVFGVDLLASFFAAYGWISGPANNSGHIDIVTIVKIWGYSFGVTVVILLIYLILNKISWLDHIGRVTRSKRNEKLENFLTDLQRLTIVHESDHNGSYFRFASSGSGSATPKEGSDDKKPKSKDAKQADAKKTGDKGKGVEGGDKTLSDHAGKGDDAVKQKNKQDPSRQPSSGPGSKQTGEHGEPTEVSTKEHTQDNSDSNLNKGNSQRTDEESSEGTHVEP; encoded by the exons ATGGCTTTGACACACCGAAAGAACCATAAGAAGGACCCCGAGTCTGGGGATGCTGAGGCGGAGGCAAAGCGTcacgaggacgaagagaagaaga AGTGGGACGGTGAAGAATACGATGTCTTGCTTCGATACGTAGAAGACCAGAAACAGAAAttgaagaacaagaaggatgatgatggcgaagatgatgagaagaacgCGAAATACGTTAGGAAATGGTATGCCCCTTGGAGAAAGACCAAAGTTGACAGTGGAccaaagaag GTGCCCTCAGAATGGCTCgagacagacagacagaaaGGTCTGTCTTCTGGTGACATTgatgaaagaagaaaacaCTCCGGATTCAACGAGCTGGAAAG TCCATCGGAGAACCAATTTATAAAGTTCATCTCCTACTTCCGTGGACCAATCTTATACGTTATGGAACTGGCTGTGCTCCTTGCTGCTGGTCTGAGAGATTGGATTGATTTCGGTGTCATTATCGGTATCCTGTTCTTGAACGCTGCGGTCGGATGGTATCAGGAAAA GCAAGCTGGAGATATTGTGGCACAACTCAAAGCTGGTATAGCTATGAAAGCTGTCGTCGTTCGAGATGGGCACGagcaagagatcgaagctaGAGAATTGGTCCCTGGGGATATCATCGTTCTTGAGGAAGGTAACACAATCGCAGCTGATGCTAAG ATCCTTGGCGATTATAACGATAAAGATGGATCTAAG TCTAAGGCGATTCTGGACAATCATGAGAAATCCAAAAAATCTAAAGGACATCAATCTGATTcggagaacgaagaagacgatgacgatgatggaccAAACAAAGGGCCTTCGGTCATGTCTGTCGATCAGTCTGCCATCACTGGTGAATCCTTGGCTGTCGATAAATTCGTTGGCGATATCGCGTATTACACGTGTGGTGTCAAGCGAGGAAAGTGTTTCGGTGTCGTCACTGTGTCTGCCAAGGGCTCTTTCGTCGGTAAAACTGCTGCTTTGGTATCGA GCTCAAATGAGAGAGGTCACTTCCAAATCGTGCTGGGTGGTATAGGTCTCAC TCTCTTGGTAATGGTGGtcgccttcatcttcgccgtATGGATTGGAGGCTTCTTCCGAGGTACCAAAATCGCATCACCCGATCAGAACAACTTGCTTGTGTACgccctgatcttcttgatcatcggtgTACCCGTCGGTTTGCCGGTAGTCACCACCACAACACTTGCCGTCGGAGCTGCCTACTTGGCCAGAAGACAAGCTATCGTACAGAAATTAACCGCTATCGAGTCACTTGCCGGTGTGGATATCCTCTGTTCCGATAAGACCGGTACTTTGACCGCCAACAAATTATCTTTGAACGAGCCTTACATTGCCCCCGATGTCGACCCTAATTGGTTCATGACGGTTGCTGTACTTGCTTCTTCGCACAATGTCAGGGGTCTCGATCCCATTGACAAAGTGACTATTGTTGGTCTCAAA GACTTCCCTAAAGCCcaagagatgttgaagagCGGTTGGAAGACACATAAATTCACACCCTTTGATCCTGTGTCCAAACGAATCACCGCTGAAGTCGAGAAAGACGGGAAACATTACACCTGTGCCAAAGGAGCTCCGAATGCCATTCTCAAATTGGCCAAGTTCGATGCGCACACGGTCGCCGACTACCGAAACCAAGCTCAGCAGTTCGCTACTCGGGGTTTCAGGTCTTTGGGTGTAGCCGTCAAGGAAGATGGTAAAGAGTGGGAACTGTTGGGTATGCTCTGTATGTTCGATCCTCCCAGAGGCGATACTGCCAAA ACGATCGGTGAAGCCCATGATCTCGGTATCTCAGTCAAAATGTTGACGGGAGATGCCGTTGCCATCGCCAAGGAGACATGTAAACAACTGGGCCTAAAGACGAATGTGTACGATTCCGAGAAACTGATCGGAGGTGGAATGTCGGGATCGGATATCAGGGACTTTGTCGAAGCTGCCGATGGGTTCGCAGAAGTATTCCCAGAACATAAATACCAAGTGGTCAACCTGCTTCAAGAGAGAGGTCATTTGACAGCTATGACGGGAGACGGAGTGAACGATGCGCCCTCCTTGAAGAAAGCGGACTGCggtattgctgttgagggAGCTTCGGATGCTGCTCGAACAGCTGCGGACGTCGTGTTCCTTGATGAGGGTCTTTCGACGATTATTACTGCTATCAAGGTAGCCAGACAGATCTTCCACCGAATGAAGGCTTATATCATCTACCG TATCGCCCTTTGTGTCCATCTTCAAGTATACCTTATgctgtcgatcttgattctGAACGAGACTATCCGAGTCGATCTTATCGTATTCTTGGCTATCTTTGCGGACGTAGCTACAATCGCTATCGCGTATGACCGGG CACCCTATGCGAGACAGCCTGTGGAATGGCAATTGCCCAAAGTGTGGATCATCTCGACTATCATGGGTCTTCTCCTTGCTGCGGGTACTTGGATTGTTCGAGGCACCTTGTTCATCGGCAATGGCGGTATCGTACAAAATTACGGATCAGTCCAGGAAATCTTGTTTTTGGAAGTGGCTCTTACCGAATCATGGGTCATTT TCATCACTCGTCTCGCTCAGGAACCCGGAACGCCCAATGTCTTCCCTtcattccagctcatcggtGCTGTCTTCGGTGTCGACCTCTTggcttccttcttcgctgcgTACGGCTGGATCTCCGGCCCGGCCAATAACAGCGGccacatcgatatcgtcaCCATCGTGAAAATCTGGGGATACTCGTTCGGTGTCACCGTCGTCATCTTACTTATCTACTTGATCCTCAACAAGATCTCATGGTTAGACCATATCGGAAGAGTCACCCGTTCCAAGCGAAACGAGAAGCTCGAAAACTTCTTGACAGACTTGCAAAGATTGACGATCGTCCACGAATCAGATCATAATGGATCGTACTTCCGATTCGCCTCTTCCGGGTCGGGTTCAGCTACTCCCAAAGAAGGGTCTGACGACAAGAAGCCGAAATCCAAGGATGCGAAGCAAGCCgatgcgaagaagacgggCGATAAAGGTAAAGGAGTAGAAGGCGGAGATAAGACTTTATCGGATCATGCTGGAAAAGGCGACGATGcggtcaagcagaagaataAGCAAGACCCCTCGAGACAACCTTCGTCTGGGCCGGGCTCAAAGCAGACTGGTGAACATGGGGAACCTACTGAAGTCTCGACGAAGGAGCATACTCAGGACAATTCCGATTCTAATCTCAATAAAGGTAATAGCCAAAGAACGGATGAAGAGTCCAGCGAGGGTACACATGTCGAACCTTGA